A stretch of Brassica napus cultivar Da-Ae chromosome C6, Da-Ae, whole genome shotgun sequence DNA encodes these proteins:
- the LOC106451478 gene encoding E3 ubiquitin-protein ligase CCNB1IP1 homolog isoform X1, with protein sequence MRCNACWRELEGRAISTTCGHLLCTEDASKILSNDGACPVCDQVLSKSLMKPVDTNPNEEWVNMAMAGISPQILMKSAYRSIMFYVSQRDLEMQCKMNRVVAQCRQKCEGVQAMLSEKMEKAHAAYQKMSKRCQMMEQEVENLTKDKQELQEKFSEKSRQKRKLDEMYDQLRSEYESVKRTAIQPANNFYPRHQEPDFFSNAPVNMMENREPTRRDRSFFSPATPGPRDEIWPARQNSANSGPFDISNDSPAIPSDLGNRRAGGGHPLFGGGSGGGNAVFGGGGNANPQSTLRNLILSPIKRSQLSRSRPQLFTL encoded by the exons GTAATGATGGGGCGTGTCCCGTTTGTGATCAAGTACTCTCCAAGAG TCTGATGAAGCCTGTGGATACCAATCCAAATGAAGAATGGGTCAAT ATGGCGATGGCTGGGATTTCTCCACAAATAC TGATGAAGAGTGCATACCGAAGTATTATGTTTTACGTTTCTCAAAGGGACTTAGAGATGCAGTGCAAGATGAATAGAGTTGTTGCGCAGTGTCGTCAGAAATGTGAGGGTGTGCAAGCAATGTTAAGCGAGAAAATGGAGAAGGCGCATGCAGCATACCAGAAGATGAGCAAGAGGTGTCAGATGATGGAGCAAGAGGTAGAAAACCTGACCAAGGATAAACAAGAGCTTCAAGAGAAGTTCTCCGAGAAATCAAG ACAGAAGAGGAAGCTTGATGAGATGTATGACCAGCTACGAAGTGAGTATGAGTCAGTCAAACGCACAGCCATTCAACCAGCAAATAACTTCTATCCACGACACCAGGAACCTGACTTTTTCTCAAACGCACCAGTCAATATGATGGAGAACAGAGAGCCCACTCGCAGAG ACCGGTCGTTTTTCTCTCCTGCAACACCAGGACCTAGAGATGAGATATGGCCAGCAAGACAGAACAGTGCAAACTCGGGTCCATTCGACATCTCCAACGACTCACCCGCAATTCCATCTGATCTTGGAAACAGAAGAGCAGGAGGAGGACATCCTCTATTTGGTGGTGGTTCAGGAGGAGGAAATGCTGTATTTGGTGGTGGTGGCAATGCTAATCCGCAGTCGACTCTACGAAACCTTATTCTCTCCCCTATTAAACGCTCTCAGCTCTCTCGTTCTCGCCCGCAACTGTTCAC GCTATAG
- the LOC106451478 gene encoding E3 ubiquitin-protein ligase CCNB1IP1 homolog isoform X2: MRCNACWRELEGRAISTTCGHLLCTEDASKILSNDGACPVCDQVLSKSLMKPVDTNPNEEWVNMAMAGISPQILMKSAYRSIMFYVSQRDLEMQCKMNRVVAQCRQKCEGVQAMLSEKMEKAHAAYQKMSKRCQMMEQEVENLTKDKQELQEKFSEKSRQKRKLDEMYDQLRSEYESVKRTAIQPANNFYPRHQEPDFFSNAPVNMMENREPTRRDRSFFSPATPGPRDEIWPARQNSANSGPFDISNDSPAIPSDLGNRRAGGGHPLFGGGSGGGNAVFGGGGNANPQSTLRNLILSPIKRSQLSRSRPQLFT, from the exons GTAATGATGGGGCGTGTCCCGTTTGTGATCAAGTACTCTCCAAGAG TCTGATGAAGCCTGTGGATACCAATCCAAATGAAGAATGGGTCAAT ATGGCGATGGCTGGGATTTCTCCACAAATAC TGATGAAGAGTGCATACCGAAGTATTATGTTTTACGTTTCTCAAAGGGACTTAGAGATGCAGTGCAAGATGAATAGAGTTGTTGCGCAGTGTCGTCAGAAATGTGAGGGTGTGCAAGCAATGTTAAGCGAGAAAATGGAGAAGGCGCATGCAGCATACCAGAAGATGAGCAAGAGGTGTCAGATGATGGAGCAAGAGGTAGAAAACCTGACCAAGGATAAACAAGAGCTTCAAGAGAAGTTCTCCGAGAAATCAAG ACAGAAGAGGAAGCTTGATGAGATGTATGACCAGCTACGAAGTGAGTATGAGTCAGTCAAACGCACAGCCATTCAACCAGCAAATAACTTCTATCCACGACACCAGGAACCTGACTTTTTCTCAAACGCACCAGTCAATATGATGGAGAACAGAGAGCCCACTCGCAGAG ACCGGTCGTTTTTCTCTCCTGCAACACCAGGACCTAGAGATGAGATATGGCCAGCAAGACAGAACAGTGCAAACTCGGGTCCATTCGACATCTCCAACGACTCACCCGCAATTCCATCTGATCTTGGAAACAGAAGAGCAGGAGGAGGACATCCTCTATTTGGTGGTGGTTCAGGAGGAGGAAATGCTGTATTTGGTGGTGGTGGCAATGCTAATCCGCAGTCGACTCTACGAAACCTTATTCTCTCCCCTATTAAACGCTCTCAGCTCTCTCGTTCTCGCCCGCAACTGTTCACGTAA